A genomic stretch from Sulfurimonas sediminis includes:
- the frr gene encoding ribosome recycling factor: protein MLNEIFNECETKMQGSIEHMQRDFKTLRTGKVTTAVLDNVKIDYYGTPTPLDQVGSVLATDATTIVINPWEKNLLSDIESAINAANIGVNPNNDGEQIKLFFPAMTVEQRQESVKKMKTMGENAKVSIRNDRRDANDKIKKLEKEKEITQDESKSAQDNVQKITDKYISKVDSILKEKEAEILKV, encoded by the coding sequence ATGTTGAACGAAATATTTAATGAATGTGAAACAAAAATGCAAGGCAGCATTGAACATATGCAAAGAGATTTCAAAACGCTTAGAACAGGTAAGGTCACAACTGCCGTACTGGACAATGTAAAAATTGACTATTACGGTACGCCTACACCTCTTGATCAGGTGGGTTCTGTTTTGGCAACCGATGCCACAACAATTGTCATTAATCCTTGGGAGAAAAATCTTTTATCAGATATCGAATCTGCCATCAATGCGGCCAATATCGGCGTAAATCCTAATAATGACGGAGAACAGATTAAACTTTTCTTTCCTGCCATGACAGTGGAGCAGCGTCAGGAATCTGTAAAAAAAATGAAAACTATGGGTGAAAATGCCAAAGTATCCATCAGAAATGACAGACGTGATGCCAACGACAAAATCAAAAAGCTTGAAAAAGAAAAAGAGATTACGCAGGATGAATCAAAATCCGCTCAGGACAATGTACAAAAGATTACAGACAAATATATCTCCAAAGTTGACAGCATCTTAAAAGAGAAAGAAGCTGAAATACTAAAGGTCTGA
- the secG gene encoding preprotein translocase subunit SecG encodes MTTSLLLIIQIVLVIILVIAVLLQKSSSIGLGAYSGSNESVFGAKGPSSFLAKTTFTIGFLFVVNTITLGYMYSQSAQSSVIDEMVPTTNVAAPAVPAASTAKPETPKK; translated from the coding sequence ATGACAACCAGTCTTTTACTTATAATTCAAATCGTCTTGGTCATCATCTTGGTCATAGCTGTGCTGTTGCAAAAAAGCTCAAGTATAGGCCTTGGTGCTTACAGTGGTTCAAATGAATCAGTTTTTGGTGCAAAAGGACCAAGCAGTTTCTTGGCAAAAACGACATTTACCATCGGCTTTTTGTTTGTTGTCAATACCATTACACTGGGATACATGTATTCTCAGTCTGCACAGTCTTCTGTGATAGACGAAATGGTTCCGACAACAAATGTCGCTGCTCCTGCAGTACCGGCGGCTTCGACTGCAAAACCGGAAACACCAAAAAAATAA